In Polaribacter sp. L3A8, a genomic segment contains:
- a CDS encoding beta-xylosidase: MRKIVLVGFALIALIGCNSTKNESQSLSKEDSEIAAKVKSLVSKMTLEEKIAEMTQDAPANERLGIPYMKYGEALHGLWLVLDYYGNTTVYPQAIAAASTWQPELVKKMASQTAIEARALGVTHTYSPNLDVISGDPRYGRVEESYGEDPYLVSRMGVAFIQGLQGMGDERFDENHVMATAKHFIGYPENRRGINGGFSDMSERRLREIYLPPFEAAIKEAKIGSLMPGHQDYNGVPNHMNTWLLKDILRDELGFDGLIVSDNNDIARLGTMHFIAENRTKSALLGLKAGVDMDLVIGKIEELAAYNTKVLKDTITKNPKLEKYIDKATSRILTAKYQLGLFDAKPKKIDKKTVYAGKKEHQEFAYEMAKKAIILLKNDNNLLPLDMSKIKSLAVIGPNAHENRPEKGTYSLLGGYSGLPPYYVSVLDGLKSKVGENVKINYAKGCDLLNNSKADFSNAVAAAKNSDAVVLVVGGSRRTGGEGVDRADLNLYGVQNELVEAIHKTGKPVIVVLINGRPLSINYIAENIPSVLETWYLGMRSGDAIADALFGDANPGGKLTVSFPRSVGQVPVTYLERPDFIGSGKGLFRDVDKTPLFPFGYGLSYTKFKLGTPKLENSTIAIDGTTSVSVEVTNIGEREGDEVVQMYVRDDYASVGRYLKMLKGFKRITLKPGETKTVSFNLGFNELNVLNQQMKKVVEPGTFTISVGTSSMEKDLQTATLRAK, from the coding sequence ATGAGAAAAATAGTTTTAGTAGGTTTTGCCCTAATCGCATTAATTGGCTGTAATTCAACAAAAAACGAAAGCCAATCTTTAAGTAAAGAAGATTCAGAAATTGCTGCAAAAGTTAAAAGCTTAGTAAGCAAAATGACTTTAGAGGAAAAGATTGCAGAGATGACACAAGATGCTCCTGCAAATGAGAGGTTAGGAATTCCATACATGAAATATGGAGAAGCACTGCATGGGTTGTGGCTTGTTTTGGATTATTATGGAAATACAACAGTTTATCCTCAAGCTATTGCTGCAGCTTCTACTTGGCAACCTGAATTAGTCAAAAAAATGGCTTCACAAACAGCTATAGAAGCCAGAGCTTTAGGGGTTACACATACGTATTCGCCAAATTTAGATGTAATTTCTGGAGATCCAAGATATGGTAGAGTAGAAGAATCTTATGGAGAAGACCCTTATTTGGTGTCTAGAATGGGAGTTGCATTTATACAAGGTTTACAAGGAATGGGTGATGAACGTTTTGATGAGAATCATGTAATGGCAACAGCGAAGCATTTTATTGGATATCCTGAAAATCGACGTGGAATTAACGGAGGTTTTAGTGATATGTCCGAGCGTCGTTTACGAGAAATCTATTTACCACCTTTTGAAGCTGCTATAAAGGAAGCAAAGATAGGTTCTCTTATGCCAGGTCATCAAGATTATAATGGGGTTCCAAACCATATGAATACTTGGTTACTTAAAGATATTTTACGAGATGAATTGGGTTTTGACGGTTTAATTGTTTCTGATAATAATGACATAGCAAGGTTAGGAACCATGCATTTTATAGCTGAAAACAGAACTAAATCAGCTCTCTTAGGATTAAAAGCAGGGGTAGATATGGATTTAGTGATTGGAAAGATTGAGGAATTAGCGGCATATAATACTAAAGTGTTGAAAGATACTATAACAAAGAATCCTAAATTGGAAAAGTATATTGACAAAGCTACTTCTCGTATTTTAACCGCAAAATATCAATTGGGTTTATTTGATGCAAAACCAAAAAAGATTGATAAAAAAACTGTATACGCTGGTAAAAAAGAGCATCAAGAATTTGCTTATGAAATGGCTAAAAAGGCAATTATTTTGTTGAAAAATGATAATAATTTATTGCCATTAGATATGTCTAAAATTAAATCATTAGCGGTTATAGGACCAAATGCACATGAAAATAGACCAGAAAAAGGTACTTATTCTTTATTAGGTGGCTACTCTGGTTTACCTCCTTATTATGTTTCTGTTTTAGATGGATTAAAAAGTAAAGTAGGAGAGAATGTAAAAATTAATTATGCAAAAGGGTGTGATTTATTAAATAACTCAAAAGCAGATTTTTCTAACGCAGTTGCCGCAGCTAAAAATTCTGATGCCGTTGTGCTTGTTGTTGGTGGATCTCGTAGAACAGGTGGTGAAGGTGTAGATAGAGCAGATTTAAATTTATATGGAGTTCAAAATGAATTGGTAGAAGCGATTCATAAAACAGGAAAACCTGTTATTGTTGTTTTAATTAATGGGCGTCCATTATCTATTAACTATATAGCAGAAAATATTCCTTCTGTTTTAGAAACTTGGTATTTAGGTATGCGTTCTGGAGATGCTATTGCAGATGCTCTTTTTGGAGACGCAAATCCTGGAGGAAAATTAACAGTTTCTTTTCCGCGTTCAGTAGGTCAAGTTCCTGTAACTTACTTAGAACGTCCAGATTTTATTGGATCAGGTAAAGGTCTATTTAGAGATGTAGATAAAACACCATTATTTCCTTTTGGTTATGGTTTAAGTTATACAAAATTTAAACTTGGTACTCCAAAATTAGAAAACTCTACAATTGCTATAGATGGTACTACTTCTGTTTCTGTAGAAGTAACCAATATAGGTGAAAGAGAAGGAGATGAAGTGGTACAAATGTATGTTAGAGATGATTATGCTTCTGTGGGGCGTTATCTTAAAATGTTAAAAGGTTTTAAACGTATTACTTTAAAACCAGGAGAAACAAAAACAGTAAGCTTTAATTTAGGTTTTAATGAATTAAATGTATTAAATCAACAAATGAAAAAAGTTGTAGAGCCTGGTACTTTTACAATTTCTGTTGGAACTTCTTCTATGGAAAAAGATTTACAAACAGCTACTTTAAGAGCTAAATAG